A section of the Rhizobium sp. SSA_523 genome encodes:
- the hemH gene encoding ferrochelatase: protein MNASVTPLPADHPEVRFGKVGVLLVNLGTPDGTDYKSMRRYLEEFLTDRRVIEWPRALWYPILYGIVLNKRPQKVGKAYESIWNKDLDESYLRTYTRNQAEILAERFKDMPHVHVDWAMRYGQPAIQAKMNEMQKAGCEKILLFPLYPQYAAATTATVNDEAFKALLKMRWQPALRTVPRYHDDPVYIDALACSIEQHLASLDWEPEIVLTSYHGIPQSYFRKGDPYHCQCYKTTRLLRDRLGWPKERLMVTFQSRFGPEEWLQPYTDKTVEKLAKEGTRRIAVLNPGFVSDCLETLEEIAEEAGEDFLHNGGEKFTHIPCLNDSADGMRVLEHITRRELMGWI, encoded by the coding sequence ATGAACGCATCCGTCACGCCCCTCCCTGCCGATCACCCAGAGGTCCGCTTCGGCAAGGTCGGCGTTCTGCTCGTCAATCTCGGCACGCCGGACGGCACGGATTACAAATCCATGCGCCGCTATCTCGAGGAGTTTCTGACCGACCGCCGCGTGATCGAATGGCCGCGGGCGCTGTGGTATCCGATCCTCTACGGCATTGTCCTGAACAAGCGGCCGCAAAAGGTCGGCAAGGCCTATGAATCGATCTGGAACAAGGATCTCGACGAAAGCTACCTGCGCACCTATACCCGCAACCAGGCGGAGATATTGGCCGAGCGGTTCAAGGACATGCCGCATGTCCATGTCGACTGGGCCATGCGCTACGGCCAGCCGGCAATCCAGGCCAAGATGAACGAGATGCAGAAGGCCGGCTGCGAGAAAATCCTGCTCTTCCCGCTCTATCCGCAATATGCGGCCGCCACCACCGCCACCGTCAATGACGAGGCTTTCAAGGCGCTTCTGAAGATGCGCTGGCAGCCGGCGCTGCGCACCGTGCCGCGATATCATGACGATCCGGTCTATATCGATGCTCTCGCATGTTCCATCGAACAGCATCTGGCGAGCCTCGACTGGGAGCCGGAAATCGTGCTGACTTCCTATCACGGCATTCCGCAATCCTATTTCAGGAAGGGCGATCCCTATCACTGCCAGTGTTACAAGACGACGCGCCTGCTGCGCGACCGGCTGGGCTGGCCCAAGGAGAGGCTGATGGTCACCTTCCAGTCGCGCTTCGGGCCGGAGGAATGGCTGCAGCCCTATACGGACAAGACCGTGGAAAAGCTGGCCAAGGAGGGGACCAGGCGCATCGCCGTCCTCAATCCCGGCTTCGTCTCCGACTGCCTGGAAACGCTGGAGGAGATTGCCGAGGAAGCGGGCGAGGATTTCCTCCACAATGGCGGCGAGAAGTTCACCCATATTCCCTGTCTGAACGACAGTGCCGACGGCATGCGGGTGCTCGAGCACATCACGCGCCGCGAACTCATGGGCTGGATCTAG
- a CDS encoding DUF6456 domain-containing protein — protein sequence MTKGRSSGTRRPDAAKKDRAGPAANGGTAKHGQSSTRGPGSAALLALLRAVVKAPCAIEPAEEGSWRLVQPGPPRIVPDRLLNAALSSGLILRREETLWATAETASHLRRALQVAKETDFGDQHRILVQEQCEVEGDRQMVSRNLNESPLGPLLKLKDRSGDAFLPQAAVEAAERLAADFQRAALQPRVTACWEPRLNARQKGERGGMADLTESAAAARRRVGQAIEAMGPELSGVALDVCCFGKGLELVERERGWPVRSAKLMLRTALLALARHYAPPPPQPRRRHAWGGDGFRPAL from the coding sequence ATGACGAAAGGACGAAGCTCCGGTACGCGCCGTCCCGATGCGGCGAAAAAAGACAGAGCAGGCCCGGCGGCGAACGGGGGCACGGCGAAGCATGGTCAATCGTCAACCAGGGGGCCCGGCTCCGCCGCCCTGCTTGCCCTGCTGCGGGCCGTCGTGAAAGCGCCCTGCGCCATCGAACCGGCAGAGGAGGGCAGCTGGCGGCTCGTCCAGCCCGGCCCGCCGCGCATCGTGCCCGACAGGCTGCTGAATGCCGCGCTCTCCTCCGGGCTCATCCTGCGCCGGGAGGAGACGCTCTGGGCCACGGCGGAAACGGCCAGCCATTTGCGCCGCGCCCTGCAGGTGGCAAAGGAGACGGACTTTGGCGATCAGCACCGCATTCTGGTGCAAGAGCAATGCGAGGTCGAAGGCGACCGGCAAATGGTCAGCCGCAACCTGAACGAATCGCCGCTCGGCCCGCTGCTGAAGCTGAAGGACCGCTCCGGCGACGCCTTCCTGCCGCAGGCGGCGGTGGAGGCGGCCGAACGCCTGGCAGCGGATTTTCAGCGGGCCGCGCTGCAGCCGCGGGTCACGGCCTGCTGGGAGCCGCGCCTCAACGCGCGCCAGAAAGGCGAGAGAGGCGGCATGGCGGATCTGACGGAGAGTGCGGCGGCCGCCAGGCGACGCGTCGGCCAGGCGATCGAGGCCATGGGACCGGAGCTTTCCGGCGTGGCGCTTGATGTCTGCTGCTTCGGCAAGGGGCTGGAGCTGGTGGAGCGGGAACGCGGCTGGCCGGTCCGCTCGGCAAAGCTCATGCTGCGCACCGCGCTTCTGGCCCTTGCCCGCCACTATGCGCCGCCGCCGCCGCAGCCGCGCAGACGCCATGCCTGGGGCGGCGATGGCTTCCGGCCGGCGCTGTGA
- a CDS encoding helix-turn-helix domain-containing protein, with product MSFDLKSNQDATLAGHLHDGVPSATPYIAPAGLPLIQVCRMVRDVVQQVMELLGERELQRRDRRRMLCHVQQVSMYVCHVALSIPMTEIGRAFGRDRTTVSHSCRRIEDRRDSEPFDAFVCCIEKIVSTVFVPAEAKAAGDRS from the coding sequence ATGTCCTTTGATCTGAAATCGAACCAAGACGCGACACTGGCCGGTCATCTTCATGACGGGGTGCCGTCTGCCACACCCTATATCGCGCCGGCAGGCCTTCCGCTTATCCAGGTATGCCGCATGGTGCGCGATGTCGTCCAGCAAGTGATGGAGCTGTTGGGAGAGCGCGAGCTTCAGCGGCGTGACCGGCGGCGCATGCTCTGCCATGTCCAGCAGGTCTCCATGTATGTCTGCCATGTCGCCCTCAGCATCCCCATGACCGAGATCGGCCGGGCCTTCGGGCGCGACCGCACCACCGTCAGCCATTCCTGCCGCAGGATCGAGGACCGCCGCGACAGCGAGCCCTTCGATGCCTTTGTCTGCTGCATCGAAAAGATCGTCAGCACTGTCTTTGTCCCGGCGGAGGCGAAGGCTGCGGGAGATCGGTCATGA
- a CDS encoding MucR family transcriptional regulator — protein sequence MTEPVAGMAPDLLVELTADIVAAYVSNHVVPVGDLSSLIADVHNALSNTTSPAPAPTAVEKPKPPVPIRKSIEDDYLICLEDGMKFKSLKRHLMTHYNMTPEEYREKWGLPADYPMVAPAYAQARSRLAKEMGLGQRRKRGAK from the coding sequence ATGACTGAACCCGTCGCCGGCATGGCGCCCGATCTGTTGGTGGAATTGACCGCCGACATCGTCGCAGCCTATGTCAGCAACCATGTTGTTCCCGTTGGCGATCTGTCGAGTCTCATCGCCGATGTCCACAACGCACTCAGCAACACGACCTCGCCCGCGCCTGCACCGACCGCGGTCGAAAAGCCGAAGCCGCCTGTTCCGATCCGCAAGTCCATTGAAGACGATTACCTGATCTGCCTTGAAGACGGCATGAAGTTCAAGTCGCTCAAGCGCCACCTGATGACCCATTACAACATGACTCCGGAAGAATACCGCGAGAAATGGGGTCTGCCGGCTGACTATCCAATGGTCGCTCCTGCCTATGCCCAGGCCCGTTCTCGCCTGGCCAAGGAGATGGGCCTCGGCCAGCGCCGCAAGCGCGGCGCCAAGTAA
- the mnhG gene encoding monovalent cation/H(+) antiporter subunit G encodes MTSVIAIVTAIILVAGSSFALIASIGLLRLPDVFTRMHAASKAGTVGSGLLLLAAGLHASDLSILSRALAGFLFFILTAPISAHLLAKAAHQVGYRLHETTVIDELRRDRPLD; translated from the coding sequence ATGACCAGCGTGATCGCCATTGTTACCGCCATAATCCTGGTCGCAGGATCCTCCTTCGCGCTGATTGCCTCGATCGGCCTCCTGCGGCTGCCCGATGTCTTTACCCGCATGCATGCCGCATCGAAGGCCGGAACGGTGGGCTCGGGCCTGCTGCTCCTGGCGGCCGGCCTGCATGCCAGTGACCTCTCCATCCTGTCTCGGGCGCTGGCGGGCTTCCTCTTCTTCATCCTGACGGCACCCATTTCGGCACATCTTCTGGCCAAGGCGGCCCATCAGGTCGGCTACCGTCTGCATGAAACGACGGTGATTGACGAATTGCGCCGCGACAGACCCCTTGATTAA
- a CDS encoding cation:proton antiporter produces MTAETILQGAIWLALVLLLLSFLATACRVIAGPTLADRVVALDMLVGIAIGFIAVIAVKTGFTLYIDVAIALGLVGFLATVAFARFILSRRTADEEGAMEDRPHPGKALSGGATPVKAGAKDVKG; encoded by the coding sequence ATGACTGCCGAGACCATTCTGCAAGGCGCCATCTGGCTGGCGCTCGTCCTGCTGCTTCTGTCGTTCCTGGCAACCGCCTGCCGGGTGATTGCCGGGCCGACACTGGCCGACCGGGTGGTGGCGCTGGACATGCTGGTGGGCATTGCCATCGGCTTCATCGCCGTGATTGCGGTAAAGACCGGCTTCACCCTGTATATCGATGTGGCGATTGCGCTCGGCCTCGTCGGCTTCCTGGCAACCGTTGCCTTCGCGCGCTTCATCCTGTCGCGCAGAACGGCCGACGAGGAGGGTGCCATGGAGGATAGGCCGCATCCCGGCAAGGCGCTCTCCGGGGGCGCGACGCCGGTCAAAGCGGGTGCGAAGGATGTGAAAGGATGA
- a CDS encoding Na+/H+ antiporter subunit E: protein MTAFTMNVLFAVVWVAVSGSATFLNFLFGFLVAALAIGLIREQAHGVSYLGRIGRIASLTILFFKELALSAWKVAVLVTRPRLAIKPGIFAFPLTVDRDFEITLLANLITLTPGTLSVDVSEDRRFLYVHAIDCSDVEGTRRDIAEGFERKIMEAFR from the coding sequence ATGACCGCATTCACCATGAACGTGCTCTTCGCGGTCGTGTGGGTTGCCGTCAGCGGCAGCGCGACCTTCCTCAACTTCCTCTTCGGCTTTCTCGTCGCCGCGCTCGCCATCGGGCTCATCCGCGAACAGGCGCACGGCGTCAGCTATCTCGGCCGCATTGGCCGCATCGCCTCGCTCACCATCCTGTTCTTCAAGGAGCTTGCTTTGTCGGCCTGGAAGGTGGCGGTGCTGGTGACGCGGCCGAGGCTGGCCATCAAGCCCGGCATCTTCGCCTTTCCGCTGACGGTGGACCGCGATTTCGAGATCACCTTGCTGGCCAATCTCATCACGCTGACGCCTGGAACGCTGTCGGTGGATGTGTCGGAAGACCGGCGGTTTCTTTATGTTCACGCCATTGATTGCTCCGATGTCGAGGGTACGCGGCGCGATATTGCCGAAGGCTTCGAACGCAAGATCATGGAGGCTTTCCGCTGA
- a CDS encoding Na+/H+ antiporter subunit D: MAAPSSIPVDLSAAFVMAPSTLGDWLVILPPALMICAGAVLMTVRHRIHLHGWIAIPALVLLLLVDFALLVKVVAGGPVTMTMGRWLPPFGIAFTVDLFGALMCFAAGLVALAAGIGALKDINASGRRYGFFPFLMLLMAGVSGAFLTGDIFNLYVWFEVLLISSFGLLVLGSEREQIDGALKYAILNLIGTTLFLIAVGYLYGVFGTLNMADIALRAREIEGAPLMTLSALFVLAFAMKAASFPVNFWLPASYHTPRITVSALFGGLLTKVGIYALMRVMVMLFPLQREELSLLIGVLAALTLIIAALGMLAQDDIRRVAGYAVIVGIGNMLAGIAVGTVAGLTGALLYALHSILAMTALYLVFGRAAAISGSVSLTKGGGIYRLAPGFAFASLALFLAVSGLPPFSGLWPKIMLVKASLDIGAWWLAAAILLSGFLTTIALARVFLFAYWRPAQALPLAQPGAMTQPGAMTQPAAMTQPEAVAQPEARAQVRSQLGGDAAAAPAAALRSTPAETWPLFALIAIITVFGLFPELPLSLSQSAAEGLVNPAAYIQSVFPQGPAP, encoded by the coding sequence ATGGCCGCACCGTCCTCGATCCCTGTTGATCTCTCCGCCGCCTTCGTCATGGCGCCGTCCACCCTCGGCGACTGGCTCGTCATCCTGCCGCCGGCGCTGATGATCTGCGCCGGTGCGGTCCTGATGACCGTGCGCCATCGCATCCACCTGCATGGCTGGATCGCGATCCCCGCGCTCGTGCTCCTCCTGCTCGTCGATTTCGCCCTGCTCGTGAAGGTCGTTGCCGGCGGGCCGGTGACGATGACCATGGGGCGCTGGCTGCCACCTTTCGGCATTGCCTTCACCGTCGACCTGTTCGGCGCGCTGATGTGCTTTGCGGCCGGGCTGGTGGCGCTTGCCGCCGGCATAGGCGCCTTGAAGGACATCAATGCCAGCGGCCGGCGCTACGGCTTCTTTCCGTTCCTGATGCTGCTGATGGCCGGTGTCTCGGGCGCCTTCCTGACCGGCGATATCTTCAACCTCTATGTCTGGTTCGAAGTGCTGCTGATTTCCTCCTTCGGCCTGCTGGTGCTGGGCTCGGAGCGGGAGCAGATCGACGGCGCGCTGAAATATGCGATCCTGAACCTCATCGGCACCACCCTGTTCCTGATCGCCGTCGGCTATCTCTACGGCGTGTTCGGCACGCTCAACATGGCGGATATCGCGCTGCGGGCCCGCGAGATCGAAGGCGCGCCGCTGATGACGCTTTCGGCGCTGTTCGTGCTGGCCTTTGCGATGAAGGCTGCATCCTTTCCGGTCAATTTCTGGCTGCCGGCCTCCTATCACACGCCGCGGATCACGGTCTCCGCCCTGTTCGGCGGGCTGCTGACCAAGGTCGGCATCTATGCCCTGATGCGGGTCATGGTGATGCTGTTTCCGCTGCAGCGCGAGGAATTGAGCCTGCTGATCGGCGTGCTGGCGGCGCTGACTCTCATCATCGCGGCGCTTGGCATGCTGGCGCAGGACGATATCCGCCGTGTGGCCGGCTATGCGGTGATCGTCGGCATCGGCAACATGCTGGCCGGCATCGCCGTCGGAACGGTGGCGGGCCTGACCGGCGCTCTGCTCTACGCGCTCCATTCCATTCTGGCGATGACGGCGCTCTATCTCGTCTTTGGTCGCGCCGCCGCCATTTCCGGCAGTGTCAGCCTGACCAAGGGCGGCGGGATCTACCGGCTGGCGCCCGGCTTTGCCTTCGCCTCGCTGGCGCTTTTCCTGGCTGTCTCCGGCCTGCCACCCTTTTCTGGGCTGTGGCCGAAGATCATGCTGGTCAAGGCCTCGCTCGATATCGGCGCCTGGTGGCTGGCGGCCGCCATCCTGCTCTCCGGCTTCCTGACGACCATCGCGCTCGCCCGGGTCTTCCTGTTTGCCTATTGGCGTCCGGCGCAGGCCCTGCCACTGGCACAGCCAGGGGCGATGACACAGCCAGGGGCGATGACACAGCCAGCGGCGATGACACAGCCAGAGGCGGTGGCACAGCCAGAGGCGCGGGCGCAGGTCCGGTCACAGCTTGGCGGGGACGCCGCCGCGGCACCGGCCGCTGCCCTGCGCAGCACGCCCGCCGAGACCTGGCCGCTCTTTGCCCTGATCGCCATCATCACCGTGTTCGGCCTGTTTCCGGAGCTGCCGCTCAGCCTGTCGCAAAGCGCTGCCGAAGGCCTGGTCAATCCCGCGGCCTATATCCAGTCCGTCTTTCCGCAAGGACCTGCGCCATGA
- a CDS encoding Na+/H+ antiporter subunit C, translating to METILALLVGAFFAAAVYLILSRHTVRMLLGIVILGNAVNLLIFTAGRLTREVPPIIGASMTTLPSGAANPLPQALILTAIVISFSFFAFLLVLTYRAFQELGTDDTDEMRLAEPKNDPLPPGGY from the coding sequence ATGGAAACGATCCTCGCCCTTCTGGTCGGCGCCTTCTTCGCTGCCGCCGTCTATCTGATCCTGTCCCGCCATACGGTGCGTATGCTGCTCGGCATCGTCATCCTCGGCAATGCCGTCAATCTGCTGATCTTCACCGCCGGCCGGCTGACGCGGGAAGTGCCGCCGATCATCGGCGCCAGCATGACGACGCTGCCTTCGGGCGCCGCCAATCCGCTGCCGCAGGCGCTGATCCTGACCGCCATCGTGATTTCCTTTTCATTCTTCGCCTTCCTTCTGGTGCTCACCTATCGCGCCTTCCAGGAACTGGGCACCGACGATACCGACGAAATGCGTCTGGCGGAGCCGAAGAATGATCCCTTGCCGCCCGGCGGCTACTGA
- a CDS encoding Na+/H+ antiporter subunit B, whose protein sequence is MNTLIFRTVAPFLTALMIIFSIFVLLRGHNEPGGGFIGGLIAASAFAIYGIAYGVAAVRRAIVFHPMSIAGAGLLLAALSGMISVLFGVPFMTGLWIYPAVFGVEVPLATVMSFDVGVYLVVVGSITSIALALEERDDD, encoded by the coding sequence ATGAACACGCTGATCTTTCGCACGGTAGCGCCCTTCCTCACGGCGCTGATGATCATCTTCTCGATTTTCGTGCTGCTGCGCGGGCATAATGAACCCGGCGGCGGCTTCATCGGCGGGCTGATCGCCGCCTCGGCCTTCGCCATCTACGGCATTGCCTATGGCGTGGCGGCGGTGCGGCGGGCGATCGTCTTCCATCCCATGTCGATTGCCGGCGCCGGCCTTCTGCTTGCGGCGCTGTCCGGCATGATCTCGGTCCTGTTCGGCGTGCCCTTCATGACCGGCCTCTGGATCTACCCTGCCGTCTTCGGGGTGGAAGTGCCGCTGGCGACGGTGATGTCCTTCGATGTCGGCGTCTATCTCGTCGTCGTCGGCTCCATCACCTCGATTGCGCTGGCGCTGGAAGAAAGGGATGACGACTGA
- a CDS encoding putative monovalent cation/H+ antiporter subunit A produces MTLLCLFLPFIAAGLAPFATRHLSHKAAWLLSLAPAFSFAHFAGFLPEIAAGEVVTGGYVWVPSFNLSFSWFIDGLSLTFALLITGIGTLIVLYAGGYMKGHPQQGRFFCFILLFMGAMLGLVLSDSFLMLFVYWELTSITSFLLIGFDHERAAARRSALQALVITGGGGLLLLAGLIFLWNITGVTQLSLIIHMGDALRASPFYLATLLLVLGGCFTKSAQFPFHAWLPNAMEAPTPVSAYLHSATMVKAGVYLLMRLNPALGDTPAWEILLPFFGGITLIVGTLLSLRQTDLKLMLAYTTMASLGLLVMLTGFGSEHAIAAAVLYLVAHSLFKGALFMIAGIIDHEAGTRDLTRLGGLSRLMPVAFAAAVLSALSMGGLPLFFGFLAKEEIYYALAGGNLRSILFTLVAIIGNGLMFAAAFAVALKPFLGKPVETPKHAHEGPILLTLGPCVLAVLGLFGGLFSGLAHRFISSPMTSAVKGVPSEVTISTLPHLGMPLLLSVVTVAFGILVYLQIARVRAAMTHVLDSIGPGPDKAFDALIRGLVRLAVAVTRLTQPGRMEIYVTATFIFIALTLLVPPVVYGELPAWPTFPKDVLIHEWAFVALGLLGIFAVLTAKNRLTAIAALGIQGFAVAVLFLLFGAPDLSFTQFMVETLSVVILALVMTRLRLAPSDHRPMGQRLLDASIAIACGIGFALLLMKSTEGAFNNALTEFFNAHSKIIAHGANVVNVIIVDFRGTDTLGEIAVVMITGLAILALIRVRAGGPLKPADNNPDGNGGSRP; encoded by the coding sequence ATGACCTTATTGTGTCTTTTCCTGCCATTCATCGCTGCCGGCCTTGCACCCTTTGCAACGCGGCACTTGTCGCATAAGGCCGCCTGGCTGCTTTCGCTCGCGCCGGCCTTCTCCTTCGCCCATTTCGCCGGTTTCCTCCCCGAGATTGCGGCCGGCGAGGTGGTCACCGGCGGCTATGTGTGGGTGCCGAGCTTCAACCTCTCCTTTTCCTGGTTCATCGATGGCCTGTCGCTCACCTTCGCCCTGCTGATCACCGGCATCGGCACGCTGATCGTGCTTTATGCCGGCGGCTATATGAAGGGCCATCCGCAGCAGGGCCGCTTCTTCTGTTTCATCCTGCTCTTCATGGGCGCCATGCTCGGCCTCGTCCTGTCCGACAGCTTCCTGATGCTCTTCGTCTACTGGGAGCTGACCTCGATCACCTCCTTCCTGCTGATCGGTTTCGACCACGAGCGCGCCGCGGCAAGACGCTCGGCGCTGCAGGCGCTCGTGATCACCGGCGGCGGCGGGCTGCTGCTCCTGGCAGGGCTGATCTTCCTGTGGAACATCACCGGCGTGACGCAGCTGTCGCTGATCATCCATATGGGCGATGCCCTGCGCGCCAGCCCCTTCTACCTGGCGACCCTGCTGCTGGTGCTGGGCGGCTGCTTCACCAAATCCGCGCAATTTCCCTTCCATGCCTGGCTGCCGAATGCCATGGAGGCGCCGACCCCCGTATCGGCCTATCTTCATTCCGCGACCATGGTGAAAGCCGGCGTCTACCTCCTGATGCGCCTCAATCCGGCGCTGGGCGATACGCCTGCCTGGGAAATCCTCCTGCCTTTCTTCGGCGGCATCACGCTCATCGTCGGCACGCTTCTGTCGCTGCGCCAGACGGATCTGAAACTGATGCTCGCTTATACGACCATGGCCTCGCTTGGCCTTCTGGTCATGCTGACGGGCTTCGGCTCGGAGCATGCGATTGCCGCGGCGGTGCTCTATCTGGTCGCCCATTCGCTGTTCAAGGGCGCCCTCTTCATGATCGCCGGCATTATCGACCACGAGGCGGGGACGCGCGATCTGACCCGCCTTGGCGGGCTTTCGCGCCTGATGCCGGTAGCCTTCGCCGCAGCAGTCCTTTCGGCGCTGTCCATGGGCGGATTGCCGCTCTTCTTCGGCTTTCTCGCCAAGGAGGAGATCTATTACGCTTTGGCCGGCGGCAATCTGCGCTCCATCCTCTTCACGCTGGTGGCCATCATCGGCAATGGCCTGATGTTTGCCGCCGCCTTTGCCGTGGCGCTGAAGCCCTTTCTCGGAAAGCCGGTCGAGACGCCGAAACATGCCCATGAAGGGCCGATCCTGCTCACGCTCGGCCCCTGCGTGCTGGCCGTGCTCGGCCTCTTCGGCGGCCTCTTCTCCGGCCTTGCCCACAGGTTCATCTCGTCGCCGATGACGAGCGCGGTCAAGGGCGTGCCAAGCGAGGTCACGATCTCGACCCTGCCGCATCTCGGCATGCCGCTTCTTCTGTCGGTCGTCACCGTGGCTTTCGGCATTCTCGTCTACCTGCAGATCGCACGGGTAAGGGCGGCGATGACGCATGTCCTGGATTCGATCGGCCCTGGCCCGGACAAGGCCTTCGATGCACTGATCCGCGGCCTCGTGCGCCTGGCCGTCGCGGTGACCCGCCTGACGCAGCCGGGCCGCATGGAAATCTATGTGACGGCGACCTTCATCTTCATTGCGCTGACGCTGCTGGTGCCGCCCGTCGTCTATGGTGAACTGCCCGCCTGGCCGACCTTTCCCAAGGATGTCTTGATCCATGAATGGGCTTTCGTCGCTCTCGGCCTCCTCGGCATTTTCGCCGTGCTGACCGCCAAGAACCGGCTGACGGCGATCGCCGCGCTGGGGATCCAGGGCTTTGCTGTCGCCGTGCTTTTCCTTCTGTTCGGCGCGCCGGATCTTTCCTTCACCCAGTTCATGGTCGAGACACTGTCGGTGGTCATCCTGGCGCTGGTCATGACGCGCCTGCGGCTTGCGCCCTCCGACCACCGCCCCATGGGTCAGCGACTGCTCGATGCCAGCATCGCCATTGCCTGCGGTATCGGCTTTGCCCTGCTTCTGATGAAATCGACCGAGGGCGCGTTCAACAATGCCCTGACCGAATTCTTCAACGCGCATTCCAAGATCATCGCCCATGGCGCCAATGTGGTGAATGTCATCATCGTCGACTTCCGCGGCACGGATACGCTGGGCGAGATCGCGGTCGTGATGATCACCGGCCTTGCCATCCTGGCGCTCATCCGCGTCAGGGCGGGCGGGCCGCTGAAGCCGGCCGACAACAATCCCGACGGCAATGGAGGGAGCCGGCCATGA
- the msrB gene encoding peptide-methionine (R)-S-oxide reductase MsrB codes for MSGTITKKVNKSDAEWREQLTPEQYRILRQAGTERAFTGPYWDNKQAGIYRCAGCDTALFVSDTKFDSGCGWPSYFEPVSPGVVTERRDTTHGMLRTEIRCATCDGHLGHVFPDGPKPTGLRYCINGYAMVFEPA; via the coding sequence ATGTCGGGCACGATCACGAAGAAGGTGAACAAAAGTGATGCCGAATGGCGCGAGCAGCTGACGCCGGAGCAATATCGCATCCTGCGGCAGGCGGGCACCGAGCGCGCCTTTACCGGCCCTTACTGGGATAACAAGCAGGCCGGCATCTATCGCTGCGCCGGCTGCGACACGGCGCTGTTCGTTTCGGATACGAAATTCGATTCCGGCTGCGGCTGGCCGAGCTATTTCGAACCTGTGAGCCCGGGCGTCGTGACCGAACGACGCGACACGACGCATGGCATGCTGCGCACCGAAATCCGCTGCGCCACCTGCGACGGTCATCTCGGCCATGTGTTTCCGGATGGTCCGAAGCCGACCGGCCTGCGCTATTGCATCAATGGCTATGCCATGGTGTTCGAACCGGCCTGA
- a CDS encoding AI-2E family transporter produces the protein MSSTHSRNGRTKRRVIEHEGARQEEVAVYGDATEFMPLGREALEIAKAWAVIGLFLIVSMAIVEQLSLILKPVALALVVGMILGMVADRMGEMGIPRFGIALILSGLVMLIVFLLINALIGPLSMLISDGPRVLEDILGRVTGFLADHHWLNISPATFQSGPMSMEKLIENSGNVLSVLSVSLTPAIAQGLIFFAGLLLFLYGRLRLRRTLIMAFPTRRQRLLTIRIMNAIEEVLGYYFATASLMYAGLGLVMTLIAYLGGLPMPVLWGVFAFISSFIPFLGITLMTFAVAVAGILTHDTLMLGLLPAIIFFVIHLVMENLAFPAVMGRQWEINPFLVFVAILFWTWMWGAVGAMLALPLSLIVMTIAEELFPERKTLPHLPG, from the coding sequence ATGTCCTCAACCCATAGCCGCAACGGCCGCACCAAGCGCCGCGTCATCGAACATGAGGGCGCGCGCCAGGAGGAGGTTGCCGTCTATGGAGATGCGACCGAGTTCATGCCGCTCGGCCGCGAGGCGCTGGAAATCGCCAAGGCCTGGGCCGTGATCGGCCTGTTCCTGATCGTCAGCATGGCGATCGTCGAGCAATTGTCGCTCATCCTGAAGCCCGTCGCGCTGGCGCTCGTCGTCGGCATGATCCTCGGCATGGTTGCCGACCGGATGGGCGAGATGGGCATTCCGCGCTTCGGCATCGCGCTCATTCTCTCCGGCCTGGTCATGCTGATCGTCTTCCTGCTGATCAATGCGCTGATCGGCCCGCTGTCCATGCTGATCAGCGACGGTCCGCGGGTGCTGGAAGACATATTGGGACGTGTCACCGGCTTCCTGGCGGATCATCACTGGCTCAATATCAGCCCCGCCACCTTCCAGAGCGGCCCGATGTCGATGGAGAAGCTGATCGAAAACAGCGGCAATGTGCTGAGCGTGCTCTCCGTCAGTCTGACGCCCGCCATAGCGCAGGGCCTGATCTTCTTTGCCGGCCTGCTGCTGTTCCTCTACGGACGTCTGCGGCTGCGCCGCACCTTGATCATGGCCTTTCCCACGCGGCGGCAAAGGCTGCTCACCATCCGCATCATGAATGCGATCGAGGAAGTGCTTGGCTATTATTTCGCCACGGCCAGCCTGATGTATGCCGGTCTCGGCCTGGTGATGACGCTGATCGCCTATCTCGGCGGCCTGCCCATGCCGGTCCTGTGGGGCGTCTTCGCCTTCATTTCCAGCTTCATCCCCTTCCTGGGCATTACCCTGATGACCTTCGCGGTGGCCGTCGCCGGGATCCTGACTCATGACACGCTGATGCTGGGCCTTCTGCCGGCCATCATCTTCTTCGTCATCCATCTGGTCATGGAAAACCTGGCCTTTCCGGCGGTCATGGGCCGTCAATGGGAGATAAATCCCTTCCTGGTCTTCGTCGCCATTTTGTTCTGGACCTGGATGTGGGGCGCTGTCGGCGCCATGCTGGCGCTGCCGCTGTCGCTGATCGTCATGACCATTGCCGAAGAACTCTTTCCCGAACGCAAGACCCTGCCGCATCTGCCCGGGTAA